One stretch of Flavobacterium sp. 9 DNA includes these proteins:
- a CDS encoding alcohol dehydrogenase catalytic domain-containing protein has protein sequence MKAAVIHGPGSVKYDTVEDPKINAQDDIILKVTSTAICGSDLHIYSGAMPTSPMVLGHEFMGIVEETGSAVTHLKKGDRVVVPFPIACGNCFFCNHDVPGNCEHSNPEHYGPEGGVLTEKGGALFGYTDLYGGYDGGQAQYVRVPYANYGPRIVPENLTDEQVLFLTDIFPTGYTGVDWGEVKGGETVWTCNKKSDKFSKTYATLSIL, from the coding sequence ATGAAAGCAGCAGTTATTCACGGACCAGGTTCCGTTAAATATGATACGGTAGAAGACCCAAAAATCAATGCTCAGGACGATATAATCTTAAAGGTCACCTCAACGGCAATATGCGGATCAGATCTTCATATTTACTCAGGTGCCATGCCGACATCTCCTATGGTGCTTGGCCACGAATTTATGGGGATTGTAGAAGAAACAGGATCAGCCGTTACACATTTGAAAAAAGGAGACCGTGTGGTGGTTCCTTTTCCCATTGCCTGTGGGAATTGTTTTTTCTGCAACCATGATGTTCCGGGAAATTGTGAACACAGTAATCCCGAGCATTACGGTCCTGAGGGTGGAGTCCTGACTGAAAAGGGCGGAGCGCTTTTTGGATATACTGACCTATACGGTGGATATGACGGTGGGCAGGCACAATACGTAAGAGTGCCCTATGCCAATTACGGACCACGCATTGTTCCGGAAAACCTAACCGATGAGCAGGTCCTTTTCCTGACTGATATTTTCCCTACGGGTTACACAGGAGTGGACTGGGGCGAGGTAAAAGGAGGTGAAACGGTTTGGACTTGCAACAAAAAGTCGGACAAATTTTCTAAGACCTATGCTACACTTTCTATTTTATA